The region AGCTCGCGGTGTCAAACCCATCGCCGCCTTCCAGGTGGTCCAGCCCTGCGCCGCCATGAATAAGGTCATCACCGCCATAGCCGTACAGGAAGTCCCGCGTATCTCCGCCAGACAGGAATTCATCCGCGCCGGTGCCGACAAAGTAGTCCTCTCCGGCGCCGCCAATCCGCTGATTGGCAAAGCTGCCGTTGAAGTAGTCAAAGGCGGTCTTCTGCCTGTCTGACACGGTGTGGATCTGGGCCTGCGGCAGCGGCGCTTCGGCGGGCCGCACGAACCGGGCACCCGCCCAATCCGCATGATCCGCACCATTGCCGTCGCCGGCGTCGCCAACCACCAGCCGCAGCTGGGAATACCCGGCAACCGACACATCGACTTTGCCTGCACCGTCATTTCCGGTCAGGGTGCCGCTTTCGAACAGCAGCTGGTTGTCGCCATAAACCTTGAAGGTAACAGAGCCGTTGGCGCCGACTTCGTCATCAACCCCGATATCGGAGATGAACCGGCGGGCACCCTCGGGAATATCCACCACGATCTCCGACCCGGCATGCACGCCCATGCCTTTGGCATAGGTTGTGCCGCCGATTGTGATCTGGTTCCCGTCAGCCGAACCGGCTTCACCGTTCGACCGGTTCCGTTCTGCAGCGCCCCAGCCATTGCTCTGGGAACTGAAGGTCAGATCGCTGAGATAGACGTTCTCTTCACCGAGCGTGTTGGACACAGTTTCCGTTACACCGGTCGTGGTAAAGGTGATCTCTTTGATCCAGCGTGCCTTGCTGAAGGTCCCGCTGACCCCGACCAGCCGATAGCTCTTGTAAGGGATGCCACCGGTCCGGATCTGTACCGTGTCGCTGCTGTTGCCGGCAGGTTCCCAGTCATAGACGTCAGAAACATCCTGCCAGTTTCCTGTGTTATCCAACGCCTGGATCTTGAACTGGCTCTTCGGATCAGCTGTGTTCTGGCTGCGCAGGACGTCGATCGCGATGTCAGCCGCCGCCTGCTTATCCTCGGCATAGGCCCTGCTCGACAGATCGCTGTCGATGGTCAGGCTGGTCAGAAGGATCTTGTCAGCCAGGTCAAACCTGATCCAGGTGTTGCCGTTCAAAGCGACATCATCTTCGCCTGTTGCCCAGGCTGTTGCGTCCCGGTTCAACTGCCAGCCGTCCACGATGTTCGAGGGGTTGGAGCGGCTGCCCCAGCTTGTCGAATCCACTTCCGACACCCCGATGTCCGCGCTGCTGGAATGCGCAACTGCCAGCGAGCTGGCTGCCTCGCTCTCCAGGATTTCACCTGACTTGATCTTACCGCCATCCAGATCACGGTTGGCCCAGTAGCTGCGCACGGTTGAGAAAGTCGACAGAGAATCGCTGACCGAGACATTGATCAGCCCGCCTCGGTCGCCTGCCTCGTAGCTGGCGAATTTTTCGTCACCAGACACAATATCCGCGGCCGACACCCCGGCATCCATAAAGCGTTTGATGGCATCGGCACTGGTGATGCCAATCCGGAAATAGGCATCAATGCGGGCATGATCGCTGAGGCCCTTCTCAGCCATCACAGCGGCGACTTCCTTTGCGGCTGACCGCTGGTATCCGGCAATGAAGAGAGCCTTTTCGATCAAGACCGCATCCTGGCTGGTGGCCGTGCCGCTGATCAGATCCCGGACTGTCTTCACGTCCTGCGGCAGAACTCCTTCGCTCAGGTACTGCTCGCCCTGGATGGCGTTCAGCCCCCCGTCTATTGCAGCCAGTACAAAGTCTGCATTGGCACCAATCCCCCGCAGCTGGGTGACAAAGGTCAGGTCAAACTCATCCGGACGGATCTTGTCCCGAACCCCGGACGACGCATCTTTCAGCAGTTCGTCGCTGAACAGCTTGATAACCTCCGCATCCTGCAGACCGGCTTTCAGATACGCGATCGCATTGGCAACGGCTGGTTTGTTCTGGAACCCTAGGCTGTCAACCAGGTGATCAATCAGGCCGCTCAGGTCTCCTTGCAGGCGCTGTCCGCGCAGCAGAACCTTGGCCTCCGCCGCAGTCAGCGATTGATCCAGAAACTCAAATCCAGCACCCGATTGCACCCGGCTGCCAGCCAGCTCATAGGCGTTTTCGCCAAAGTAGATTGTGCCATCAAAGTCTGGGTGGAACTCCTCAGCTGACGGATGCTCCAGCCCGTCAGTGAACGCATTCCAGGCAATCGAGGGCAGTTCGGTCTGGAACAGCAGCCCTTCGGTATCATGCGCGATCCGCAGACGCCGCGTCGCCGTATCCATCGCCACCAGGATCTGGCCTTTTTCAAAGGATTTCAGATGCGGCGAGCCGGGCGAAGTCTGGAACTGGCGTAAATGGCCGCTCCATTCCCGCAGATGCAGTTCCAGATCCCCGTCGCGGTTGACCTCTATCCGGATACCCGGCTTGCTGCCCCAGGACGTCTGGTCAAAGATCGTGACCTTGGTATCGAACTGGCTTTTGTCCTCTTGTGACAGATAGGCGAAATCCCTGTTTTCCAATTTCTGCCAGCCGGAGGTCGTTCTGGGCGCCTGAACCAGAGTGTCTTCAACGTTGAACGCCTCCACGGATTGCGCCTCAGCCGCGGTCAGCCCGGCATTGACATAGTGGACCACGTCTTTACGGGCGATGCCGGCGTCCAGATAAGCCTGGTACTGCGGATCCCCGTCCGGAAGCTGCACGTCATGGTTATAGGTGTCGCCATGCGTCGCCGTGGCACTGCTGCGCCAGGCAAAGCTGATCAGGTCCGGCTCCAGATAGTAGTTCTTGAAGTAAAGCGACTGCGAACCGTCAGCCGAGGTCAGCTTCAGATCAAGGCCGATCACTTCCTTTGCATAGGCGGCCACATCCGTGTCCAGTTCAACATACCCATAGCCCTGGTTGCTGCCAAAGGCGAAATGCGGCTGCTGCGGCAGGTCGAAGAAATGCGGCTTGCCGTTGTCGATCAGCTGGATGCGCTGGTGGTTGCGGGCATCCAGCTCATAGAAGTTGGTCTCTCCGGAAACCAGCGCAGGCAGCCCGTAGGTGAATCCGCTTACACCCAGGCGGACCCGCAGGTGGCGCGCTTCGGTTTCCCGGTTGAAGTTCTTCAGCGTGACCTGGCTGTTCTGATAGGACAGGATCAGATCGCCGTCCTGATGGGTCAGCACCACGTCGCGCATGTCATCCGATGCAACGCCTTCCAGTTGCAGCATGTCATAGGTCAGTGCGCCGTCGGTGTTGTCGATGACATAGGATTTGCTGCCTGACAGGTCCACAGTGTAGGTGTCGCTGCCTGCGCCGCCGGCCATCTCGGTGTAGTTGGCGCCGGACATCTCGTCGTCGCCGCTACTGCCCAGATAGCTGTCTGTTTCCGCTGCAATCGCCTGCGCGGCCACCGACTGTCCATTCACCGACAGCCCCGGAGCAGAAGCAGCCGCGTAATAGCCTTCGATCAGCAGCGACTGCTGCGCTTCCAGCCCCAGCGCGGGGTCCAGTCGGCTTTCGTCATAGACCAGCAGATCATCCCCCATACGCAGATAGGCAATCTGCGACAGGGATGCGATGGAAACCGCCAGCCCCGCTGCGGCGTCCGCCTGTGCGACATAGCGGCCTTGCGCATCGGCGGAACTCAGTTCAACCGCATCGCCTGCCTTCACCGGAGTTGTCGAACGCAAACCGGACACTGCCTCTTCCGCCTCGGCTGTCCCGCCGGCAAGATTTTCTATGGACAGACGGCCGCCGCCTTCTGCAGGCAGTTGCAGCAATGCAGGAACCGCGTTTTCGGCACCGGGCGTGTTGGCATAGATCGAAATCTGTCCGGCATGTGCGTGGTAATCCGGAATGATGACTTCGATGGTATCGTCGAGGGCAAAGTACAGAAGGGTCAGTTGCCCATCTTCATTGTAGAAATAATCCACCTTGTCCAAATCGGCATTCAGCACAACCGACATCATCCGCTGGGTACGCGGCTCCAGAACAAAGGAGCCGGAACCGGGATTGAGCCGGTAGGTTGAGACTGCCTGATCACCGGCTAGGCGTGTAAGGTCGTTGTCGCCCTCCGCCTTTTTCTGGAAAACAAAGGATTTGGACACCCGTTCCAGAGAAACCGGATAAACGTTGCTGCCGTCACCCCGGTACTTGTTTTCCAGCGTCAGAGAGAAGCTGGCGCCGCTCTTGTCCCGGAACTGCAGGATCTTGTTCTTGCGCACCACACCTTCGCCTTCGAAGATATCGCCGATCTGCAGGGACTTGCCATCCGGCCCGCGCAGCACCAGCGCGTTGGCCGAGGTATCCAGCGTGTAGCGGTCATAGTTGTCCGGCAGCTCGATCAGCGCCGCCTGCGGGCCGTCGTTCTTGTCCAGCCAGATCTGGCCGTGGCTGCCCGCGCTCCACAGGAAAGTGTCGTCGCTGGTGCTGTGAATAACGATGCCGCTGTTGACGACAATTGTATTGGCGCCGCCGCCGCCGTGCACCTCATAACCGCTGGCAAAGCCATCGCCCCGCACATCCAGCAGGTTGTCGCCATCGTCGCCATAGACCTTGGTAAAGCTATGCGCATTCACCACCGATATGTTCTCGATGCTGGACAGGTTGAAGTCGAGCGGGTCCGGATGCACGATCCGCCCGGTGCCCGCTTTCAGGTCGATGGTCGCTGTATTCCCATCCGCATCCAGGATCAGCGTATCGACACCGGCGCCGCCATCCAGATGACCCACGTTGGCTTCCGCGGACATGTTGTAGACATCCGCCAGATTGCCGCCTGTCAGCCGAGCCAGCTCGGTGGAGTTGTCCAGGCTGAACAGGTTCTTCTTCGCGAGATCGCCGGTAACCGACTCACCGGCCTTGCGGCCAAGCTCCGCCCAAACGGTGGTGCCGGCGGCAATCAGCTGCGTGGTGATCCGCTCCAGGCTGCCAAAAACCGGACCTTCCTGCTGCAGCAGATAGCCAACCTCGTCCTTGTCGCCGTCATTGTCGCCATCATAGTCGACAATGCCGTAGTTCACGTTAAAGCTGCGGTTGCGGACATTGAGATCCTTGTGGCCGCTTTTGGCAAAGATGTCAGATAGATAGGCCTTGGTTTCATTCCAGCCGTCCAGCAGGCTGGTTTCCGTGTCCGCTGCCGCTTCCTCGCCCTGCTTTTTGGCCTTGGCTTCTTTGAACCCGCGGGTTTCCACGCCGACCCAGGCGGCGAAGAACTGATGCACCTTGTCCGCGGTGTTCTCAAAATAGTCGCCGTATTCCTCGATCTGCAGCGCACCTTGAACGATGCCCTGGATAATGAAGGCCGCAGCACCGATGGCCAGGCCGATGGGGCCGGCAGACGAGGCGACTGTCGCCAACAGCGATCCGGCCGCGGCGGCGGCCGCAACTGTCGTGCCCGCAGCGGATGCCGAAACTGCGGCGGCAATGGAGACGCCAGTCAGCGCTACACTGGCTGCCAGGGACACCGTGGTGATCACGGTGCTGGAGACCAGAGATTTGTACTCAATGCTGCCTGTGTCGCCGTTGTTGTTCCAGAAATCCTTCCATTCCAGCCCGATGGAGGTCAGGCTGATCGGCGCCAGCAACAGATCCAGCCCCCCCGCCTTGACCGCTTTGCCAACGGTTCCCAGCGCCTTGCCTGCCAGCTTGAAGCCGGTGCTGATGCCCTTGCTGACCACTGTCGGCAGTGCCACGCCGCCAGCCAGTTCCGTCACGGTCAGGGCTTTCTGGGTGGTGTTCAGGTTGTTCCAGTCAGTAATGACCGAGCGGACCGAATTCAGTGTCGTCAGTGTGGTAAAGCTGATGTTAGCCCCGTTCAGCGCCTTCTGCGCCCGCGACGGGCTGAAGTTGCGGCGCAGGGACTGCCCCAGTTTCTGGGTCTCCAGATCAGTGTCCTGACGCAGCTTTGTTTCGATGCCCCGGTACAGTTCCGGGTCAATCTTGGTGAGAGCGCTGACCAGCTCCAGCCGGTCCCTGTAGGTGCCGCTGTTGACGATCTTGCGGACGGCATTGACATCCAGCGGATCCGCATAGGGCCCGGCCCGGAACACGCCTTTCTCATTAAGATAGCCCATCGCATCGGACCGGGTCCAATCGGCCATGTCCACAATCGCGGTGCCGTCGTCCAGCCCGCGCACGCTGCGCCTCAGCTGATCCGTCGAGGCGATTTCGAGCAGCTGCAGGTCGGACGCTCCGCGGTGCTTGTTCCTCAGCTTCTGGAAGTCCTGCTCGCTGTAGCCGTTCAGCTGTTTGGACAGCTCGGCAACCCGCAGCACCGAAGCGGTATCTTCAATCGAAAGACCATACTTCACCTGCAGCTCCTGCGACTTGCGCAGGTTCCGGCTCTGGCCGGTTGCAGTCTCGACCGCCTGATGGAAGTCGGGTGCCGCCTCATAAGCGCCCGTGATCTTGGACGTGACCACATCGGCCAGCGATTGGGCCAGATCTGTTGTTCCGACCTTGCTGTCCTGCAGGGAGTCGGAACTGAAGACTTTGGTCAGATCGCCGCTTTCCGCCTCCAGCCGCTGCTTCAGGATGACAG is a window of Leisingera sp. NJS204 DNA encoding:
- a CDS encoding NPCBM/NEW2 domain-containing protein, yielding MTTTEDLLYAESGDENLLAAEYDHIADVMAEVLADLNLAVSEDAAGLREILRASFSKLTGDQTAENTLFNKFANIDDDLMPEGLAILPEHSLDGAHAAYSANAGGTIVLTYDAITQGRAYLKYLLAEELGHHFDALLGEGDSSGDEGAKFAAALYPDIAEAFEIDTAAEAADEDAAVIEMGGEGFDIEFAGAEGTSSGALKKNKSKSLADGLNEIRNDLFTPGEFVSRLRRTASQDAAGLLDANQGDATEISADGFDFLNLIRLRKPESSRAAFLKSATPLVQSGTTGTSVDPDARPSLKSSFLGAAKRLKQGASSTGSLVKKRVNAVKTRIVEARAGTSGETPLLEDTDGDIEDLAGLKSRIAQFNSSETRTKPFDYFFDRVVKPNRNPALGELTDAQKLDILKDIPTTMTGDIGTTTFAFQSERNHGIGVKAVTGEGFKAGVGFDSDTTSAFTINAKDGVYSVDLVIASGRSFKVRGDYAAGVDAAYTQPTLDVKLINYQKTATWSSSNLDLVAVQYLIEQLYTGELEAIDFQNYTREIKKKGEVAAGLSSGVAGSSGDAAAADGTSSGSITISTPGNKEITKIDIDKLLQNDPAAVAKRKAKTAGGITLGWTPISGGAGLRAEDARPDNVSGSAAQSYATAEARLGQAKIAEKGQFTIPFSLHKNTIAGIGKELLGFKNGLQKLFGKDVFDNWRQETRRLSSAAGEAFGNDKSKKFVVDFKIRDDAAEALYKKHIVRDSSGHQVGFDNTEFQKDVQKILKNPTKSKNANQLTFDVSVKSEFPDIEKVSGGLVVKAGGSAGYTVGQTLEIQKNLTFYKAPPNQAGTSRVRAGAGDDQLYLLGDDGSDIERLLSWDALSGEVSAGFTRMVDSKAPAGQFTTEVRHAPQSLYVGVGKDGKPCGQCVGLSLGYLYSLSQSDSTKQKFLDGVFTHSRIVDNSSSSVREDVESVGFQSLIRRLSAFGNSGDAAQSVLNGQGNLTLDQVMSRLQAASGDAFYELHTGNHAFAVAKKVSGGTASYHFYETNAAEVKLSSSSEAGTAGALKSVIESHLAQKSSGGHWEGSLASYYDTKKNSSGSLVFDTYQFDPAKVSGKEAFTALDGLLEGDGFVTERQRLSKLGDISLNGKSVSALALYDAATSVHGLKVSGNVFTELAGGGAMLSDLRFDVRGLESVLSSDLADAEKVKLAVILKQRLEAESGDLTKVFSSDSLQDSKVGTTDLAQSLADVVTSKITGAYEAAPDFHQAVETATGQSRNLRKSQELQVKYGLSIEDTASVLRVAELSKQLNGYSEQDFQKLRNKHRGASDLQLLEIASTDQLRRSVRGLDDGTAIVDMADWTRSDAMGYLNEKGVFRAGPYADPLDVNAVRKIVNSGTYRDRLELVSALTKIDPELYRGIETKLRQDTDLETQKLGQSLRRNFSPSRAQKALNGANISFTTLTTLNSVRSVITDWNNLNTTQKALTVTELAGGVALPTVVSKGISTGFKLAGKALGTVGKAVKAGGLDLLLAPISLTSIGLEWKDFWNNNGDTGSIEYKSLVSSTVITTVSLAASVALTGVSIAAAVSASAAGTTVAAAAAAGSLLATVASSAGPIGLAIGAAAFIIQGIVQGALQIEEYGDYFENTADKVHQFFAAWVGVETRGFKEAKAKKQGEEAAADTETSLLDGWNETKAYLSDIFAKSGHKDLNVRNRSFNVNYGIVDYDGDNDGDKDEVGYLLQQEGPVFGSLERITTQLIAAGTTVWAELGRKAGESVTGDLAKKNLFSLDNSTELARLTGGNLADVYNMSAEANVGHLDGGAGVDTLILDADGNTATIDLKAGTGRIVHPDPLDFNLSSIENISVVNAHSFTKVYGDDGDNLLDVRGDGFASGYEVHGGGGANTIVVNSGIVIHSTSDDTFLWSAGSHGQIWLDKNDGPQAALIELPDNYDRYTLDTSANALVLRGPDGKSLQIGDIFEGEGVVRKNKILQFRDKSGASFSLTLENKYRGDGSNVYPVSLERVSKSFVFQKKAEGDNDLTRLAGDQAVSTYRLNPGSGSFVLEPRTQRMMSVVLNADLDKVDYFYNEDGQLTLLYFALDDTIEVIIPDYHAHAGQISIYANTPGAENAVPALLQLPAEGGGRLSIENLAGGTAEAEEAVSGLRSTTPVKAGDAVELSSADAQGRYVAQADAAAGLAVSIASLSQIAYLRMGDDLLVYDESRLDPALGLEAQQSLLIEGYYAAASAPGLSVNGQSVAAQAIAAETDSYLGSSGDDEMSGANYTEMAGGAGSDTYTVDLSGSKSYVIDNTDGALTYDMLQLEGVASDDMRDVVLTHQDGDLILSYQNSQVTLKNFNRETEARHLRVRLGVSGFTYGLPALVSGETNFYELDARNHQRIQLIDNGKPHFFDLPQQPHFAFGSNQGYGYVELDTDVAAYAKEVIGLDLKLTSADGSQSLYFKNYYLEPDLISFAWRSSATATHGDTYNHDVQLPDGDPQYQAYLDAGIARKDVVHYVNAGLTAAEAQSVEAFNVEDTLVQAPRTTSGWQKLENRDFAYLSQEDKSQFDTKVTIFDQTSWGSKPGIRIEVNRDGDLELHLREWSGHLRQFQTSPGSPHLKSFEKGQILVAMDTATRRLRIAHDTEGLLFQTELPSIAWNAFTDGLEHPSAEEFHPDFDGTIYFGENAYELAGSRVQSGAGFEFLDQSLTAAEAKVLLRGQRLQGDLSGLIDHLVDSLGFQNKPAVANAIAYLKAGLQDAEVIKLFSDELLKDASSGVRDKIRPDEFDLTFVTQLRGIGANADFVLAAIDGGLNAIQGEQYLSEGVLPQDVKTVRDLISGTATSQDAVLIEKALFIAGYQRSAAKEVAAVMAEKGLSDHARIDAYFRIGITSADAIKRFMDAGVSAADIVSGDEKFASYEAGDRGGLINVSVSDSLSTFSTVRSYWANRDLDGGKIKSGEILESEAASSLAVAHSSSADIGVSEVDSTSWGSRSNPSNIVDGWQLNRDATAWATGEDDVALNGNTWIRFDLADKILLTSLTIDSDLSSRAYAEDKQAAADIAIDVLRSQNTADPKSQFKIQALDNTGNWQDVSDVYDWEPAGNSSDTVQIRTGGIPYKSYRLVGVSGTFSKARWIKEITFTTTGVTETVSNTLGEENVYLSDLTFSSQSNGWGAAERNRSNGEAGSADGNQITIGGTTYAKGMGVHAGSEIVVDIPEGARRFISDIGVDDEVGANGSVTFKVYGDNQLLFESGTLTGNDGAGKVDVSVAGYSQLRLVVGDAGDGNGADHADWAGARFVRPAEAPLPQAQIHTVSDRQKTAFDYFNGSFANQRIGGAGEDYFVGTGADEFLSGGDTRDFLYGYGGDDLIHGGAGLDHLEGGDGFDTASYKGASWAIRFDLTGDQTEQYFASGVWNNGDSVSGFEGVIGSGLNDVLIGNSGANFLQGGNGADTITGGAGDDLINGGSFVDDLDGGAGYDIASYYDANHAVWIELGSNQFARYKADDGNWYEEDKLSSFEGAIGSSHGDQFYGNAASNYLDGQGGNDLLRGRKGDDDLRGGQGDDAYIYSAGDGHDVISDAGGTDRIIYEDLNGRSIGISNLWFTRDGEDLYILNSEGGSEADGSQRINGYFSEDGAGKIEELAAGGKSLSSANIDLLVSQMAGHARFDYGAATQSGATIQEEITRLWVTPAV